In Natronococcus sp. AD-5, the genomic window GCCCAGCCGGGAGATGAGCACCGGCAGCGTCGTTCGTTCAAGCACCTGGTCGATGATGCTCCCGAAGATCCGGTGGCTGAAGCTCTGGGCGGCGTCCCACCCCATGATGATCTGGTCGGCCTGGACCTCGACCGCCCCCTGGACGACGCCGGAGGCGACGTTGTGATTGACGCGGGCCTCGGTCCGGATGGGAACTTCGGCGGCGCTCCCTTCGGCCGCGAGGTCGTCGAGGGCGGTCTGGACGTTCGCGATCTGTTGCTCGGTCGGCCGGCTCGTCTCCGGCTGGACGACGGTCATCACGTGAACCGGGTTGGTGCCGCCGTCGCCTTTGACCACGAACGACAGCTCGAGCAGCCGGCGCTGGAGTTCGGCGTTGTGCGAAAGCGGCAGCAGGATGTTCGGGTCCTTCGCGCGGCCGCCCTCGCCTTCGACTTCGCGCTCGAGCGCGAGCCGGTTCGCGGCCCGCTCGGTCAGCCACGGGCTCACGAGCGCGGTTACCAGCAACATGAGGACGACGGCGTTGAGCACCGCCGATCCGAACAGCCCCGCCTCGTACCCGATGAGCGTGATCGCGAGCGCGGCGGCGGCCTGTCCGATCGAGAGCCCGAAGATGACGCCGCGCTCGTGTTCGTCGTAGTCCTGAACCCGCGCGACGAGCCACGCCGCGGCGCCTTTCGTCGCGATCATGAGTCCGACGATGAACGCGGCGATCTGCAGCGTCTCCGGGCCGTCGAAGACGACCCCGAGGTCGACGAGCATGCCGACGTGCAGCAGGAAGAACGGGATGAAGAAGGCGTTCCCGACGAACTCGACGCGGTTCATCAGCGTCCCGCCCTGGGGGATGAGCTGGTTGAGCGCCAGTCCGGCGACGAACGCCCCGAGAATGGGGGCGAGCTCGAGCACTTCGGCGAGGCTGGCGGCCGCGAAGATCGCGACCATCACGAACAGGAACTCGAAGTAGCTCTCCTCGCTGAAGTTCTGGAAGAACCACCGCGACACCGGCGGGAGGAAGAACCAGGCGCCGCCGAACAGGACGACGAGCGAGAGGACGATCTGGCCGAACAGCAGGATCGAGAGCCCGTCCTGTACGGCGCCGATAACGACCGCGAGCACGACCAGCGCGAGCGTGTCCGTAAAGAGGATTCCGCCGAAGACGGCCGTGACGGCGCGGTTTTTCGTAACGCCGAAGCGGTTGACGACGGGATACGCGAGCAGGGTGTGCGACGCGAACACCGACGAGAGCAACAGCGCCGCCCACACGTCGAGGCCGAGGGCCGCGTAGGTGGCGACGGTACCGACGGTAAACGGCAGGAAGAAGCTCGTCAGACCGAACAGCGCGGCGTTTTCGGGGGCTTCCTTGAACCCCCGGAGGTCGAGTTCGAGTCCGACCGTGAACAGCAGGTAGATCAATCCGACCTCGCCGAGCAGTTCGATCGCGTCGGAGTGTTCGACGATCCCGAGCGCGCCGGGCCCGATGAGCGCCCCGAAGACCACGATCCCGACGATCCCCGGCTGCCCGAGCCGTTTGACGAGCAGCGGCCCGATCAGGAAGATGAGCATCGCGAGCGTAAAGATCAGCACGGGCTGCTCGAGTGGGAGCCCAACGCCGTCGGCGACGAACGAGCTAACTGGTGAGATCATTACGGGACGACCGGCTGTCGGCGTCTCGATCCGTTCGCGAGCGTCGTAGCATCGATAGTGACAGGCTATACGGATTTCGCGTTCGTTTGACTTTGCGTAGGGAGGTCGTGAGCGAGAGATAGTGTGGACGGGTTATAAAATGTCGGATATCGGACTTTGGCCGGAAGAGAGGTGACGAGTACGAGTTAAGAGGGGATATCGTCGAAAAGGCGTGCACTATTACGGGAAGTCAGTCGACGAACAGCCACTCTTAATCGCGTACCTCGCCGGGTCGCGTGATTTGCCCGCCTCGAGCGCACGATCCGACGGCGTTTCGCGCGACTGTTCGCCCGGCGTACCCGGCGTTCATCGACCGATACTGACTGTTTTTCGCACCATACTGCCGATCGATCAGTCCGTTCGATTAACATACTGGCGCTTCCGGAGGATATCGATTGCAGTTTTAGAGCGTTACGGTGGATAACCACACGATCGTACACCCTTTCTCGACCGGATAGCCCACCTCACTGGTCGATCTGACGATTAATCCCGAGACGTCACGAACCGAGTATCCTGCTACTACAGGAATCGGTAGCCCGTCTATAGTAATGGGTTCAGCAGGTTTTAGCGTGTCTCATGTCCGTGTCTCGTTCACTCTCTCGAACACTCGTCACGGGCGACCGACCACCTATGACACGAGCACGACAATCACGGGGGACCGTTCGACGGACTGCGCGCGCACGCCGATCGAGGACGACGACCGACGCGAGAGCCGGTTCGAACCGCCACACCGGACGGATCGAGGGACGGTGATCCGCTGATGTGCGGAATTATCGGCCGCGTCGGCGACGGTAACGCGCTCGAGACGCTGCTCGCGGGCCTCGAGAACCTCGAGTACCGCGGTTACGACTCGGCGGGCGTCGCCGTCCAGAACGGCTCCGGCATCGACGTCC contains:
- a CDS encoding cation:proton antiporter, which encodes MISPVSSFVADGVGLPLEQPVLIFTLAMLIFLIGPLLVKRLGQPGIVGIVVFGALIGPGALGIVEHSDAIELLGEVGLIYLLFTVGLELDLRGFKEAPENAALFGLTSFFLPFTVGTVATYAALGLDVWAALLLSSVFASHTLLAYPVVNRFGVTKNRAVTAVFGGILFTDTLALVVLAVVIGAVQDGLSILLFGQIVLSLVVLFGGAWFFLPPVSRWFFQNFSEESYFEFLFVMVAIFAAASLAEVLELAPILGAFVAGLALNQLIPQGGTLMNRVEFVGNAFFIPFFLLHVGMLVDLGVVFDGPETLQIAAFIVGLMIATKGAAAWLVARVQDYDEHERGVIFGLSIGQAAAALAITLIGYEAGLFGSAVLNAVVLMLLVTALVSPWLTERAANRLALEREVEGEGGRAKDPNILLPLSHNAELQRRLLELSFVVKGDGGTNPVHVMTVVQPETSRPTEQQIANVQTALDDLAAEGSAAEVPIRTEARVNHNVASGVVQGAVEVQADQIIMGWDAAQSFSHRIFGSIIDQVLERTTLPVLISRLGHPINTTRRIFVVVPIGADHHEGFYEAVHFVKRIAANLGAELNVLVVEGSSHQFEQLFGLVEEDVTAEFDSIDDWGHLLPTLEEQTEDDDLIVAISPRQGDVGWHPELGDLPARLADMPPESFITIHPRQGEPEYDRQYLRLE